Proteins encoded by one window of Pan troglodytes isolate AG18354 chromosome 16, NHGRI_mPanTro3-v2.0_pri, whole genome shotgun sequence:
- the TGM7 gene encoding protein-glutamine gamma-glutamyltransferase Z isoform X2, which produces MGVKRLTVRRGQPFYLRLSFSRPFQSQNDHITFVAETGPKPSELLGTRATFFLTRVQPRNVWSASDFTIDSNSLQVSLFTPANAVIGHYTLKIEISQGQGHSVTYPLGTFILLFNPWSPEDDVYLPSEILLQEYIMRDYGFVYKGHERFVTSWPWNYGQFEEDIIDICFEILNKSLYYLKNPAKDCSQRNDVVYVCRVVSAMINSNDDNGVLQGNWGEDYSKGVSPLEWNGSVAILQQWSARGGQPVKYGQCWVFASVMCTVMRCLGVPTRVVSNFRSAHNVDRNLTIDTYYDRNAEMLSTQKRDKIWNFHVWNECWMIRKDLPPGYNGWQVLDPTPQQTSSGSPEERAVFMKASRKMLGPQRASLPFLDLLESGGLRDQPAQLQLHLARIPEWGQDLQLLLHIQRVPDSTHPRGPIRLVVRFCAQALLHGGGTQKPFWRHTVRMNLDFGKETQWPLLLPYSNYRNKLTDEKLIRVSGIAEVEETGRSMLVLKDICLEPPHLSIEVSERAEVGKALRVHVTLTNTLMVALSSCTMVLEGSGLINGQIAKDLGTLVAGHTLQIQLDLYPTKAGPRQLQVLISSNEVKEIKGYKDIFVTVAGAP; this is translated from the exons ATGGGCGTCAAGCGGCTCACTGTGCGCCGCGGCCAGCCCTTCTACCTCCGGCTGAGCTTCAGCCGACCCTTCCAGTCCCAGAACGACCACATCACCTTTGTGGCTGAGACCG GACCCAAGCCGTCAGAGCTGCTGGGGACCCGAGCCACATTCTTCCTCACCCGGGTCCAGCCCAGGAATGTCTGGAGCGCTTCTGATTTCACCATTGACTCCAACTCTCTCCAAGTTTCCCTTTTCACACCAGCCAATGCAGTTATTGGCCATTACACTCTGAAGATAGAGATCTCTCAGGGCCAAGGTCACAGTGTGACTTACCCGCTGGGAACTTTCATCCTACTTTTTAACCCTTGGAGTCCAG AGGACGACGTCTACCTGCCAAGTGAAATACTGCTGCAGGAGTATATCATGCGAGATTATGGCTTTGTTTACAAGGGTCATGAAAGATTCGTCACCTCCTGGCCCTGGAACTACGGGCAG TTTGAAGAGGACATCATAGACATCTGCTTTGAGATCCTGAACAAGAGCCTGTATTACTTAAAGAACCCGGCCAAAGACTGTTCCCAGAGGAACGACGTGGTGTATGTGTGCAGGGTGGTGAGTGCCATG ATCAACAGCAATGATGACAATGGCGTGCTGCAGGGGAACTGGGGCGAGGACTACTCCAAAGGGGTCAGTCCTCTGGAGTGGAACGGCAGCGTGGCCATCCTACAGCAGTGGTCAGCCAGGGGCGGGCAGCCTGTGAAGTACGGACAGTGCTGGGTCTTCGCCTCTGTTATGTGCACCG taatGAGATGCTTAGGTGTTCCAACCCGTGTTGTTTCCAATTTCCGTTCCGCGCACAACGTGGATAGGAACTTGACCATCGATACGTACTATGACCGAAATGCCGAGATGCTGTCAACTCAGAAACGAGACAAAATATG GAACTTCCACGTCTGGAATGAGTGCTGGATGATCCGGAAAGATCTCCCACCAGGATACAATGGGTGGCAGGTTCTGGACCCCACTCCCCAGCAGACCAGCAGTG GATCCCCTGAGGAGAGAGCTGTGTTCATGAAGGCTTCTCGGAAAATGCTGGGCCCCCAAAGAGCTTCTTTGCCCTTCCTGGATCTCCTGGAGTCTGGGGGTCTTAGGGATCAGCCAGCGCAGCTGCAGCTTCACCTGGCCAGGATACCCGAGTGGGGCCAGgacctgcagctgctgctgcatATCCAGAGGGTGCCAGACAGCACCCACCCTCGGGGGCCCATCAGACTGGTGGTGCGCTTCTGTGCACAGGCCCTGCTGCATGGGGGTGGTACCCAGAAGCCCTTCTGGAGGCACACAGTGCGGATGAACCTGGACTTCGGGAAGG AGACACAGTGGCCGCTCCTCCTGCCCTACAGCAATTACAGAAACAAGCTAACGGACGAAAAGCTCATCCGCGTGTCTGGCATCGCCGAGGTTGAAGAGACAGGGAGGTCCATGCTGGTCCTAAAAGATATCTGTCTGGAGCCTCCCCACTTGTCTATTGAG GTGTCTgagagggctgaggtgggcaagGCGCTGAGAGTCCATGTCACCCTCACCAACACCTTAATGGTGGCTCTGAGCAGCTGCACGATGGTGCTGGAAGGAAGCGGCCTCATCAATGGGCAGATAGCAAAGGA CCTTGGGACTCTGGTGGCCGGACACACCCTCCAAATTCAACTGGACCTCTACCCGACCAAAGCTGGACCCCGCCAGCTCCAGGTTCTCATCAGCAGCAACGAGGTCAAGGAGATCAAAGGCTACAAGGACATCTTCGTCACTGTGGCTGGGGCTCCCTGA
- the TGM7 gene encoding protein-glutamine gamma-glutamyltransferase Z isoform X1 has protein sequence MGVKRLTVRRGQPFYLRLSFSRPFQSQNDHITFVAETGPKPSELLGTRATFFLTRVQPRNVWSASDFTIDSNSLQVSLFTPANAVIGHYTLKIEISQGQGHSVTYPLGTFILLFNPWSPEDDVYLPSEILLQEYIMRDYGFVYKGHERFVTSWPWNYGQFEEDIIDICFEILNKSLYYLKNPAKDCSQRNDVVYVCRVVSAMINSNDDNGVLQGNWGEDYSKGVSPLEWNGSVAILQQWSARGGQPVKYGQCWVFASVMCTVMRCLGVPTRVVSNFRSAHNVDRNLTIDTYYDRNAEMLSTQKRDKIWNFHVWNECWMIRKDLPPGYNGWQVLDPTPQQTSSGLFCCGPASVKAIREGDVHLAYDTPFVYAEVNADEVIWLLGDGQAQEILAHNTSSIGKEISTKMVGSDQRQSITSSYKYPEGSPEERAVFMKASRKMLGPQRASLPFLDLLESGGLRDQPAQLQLHLARIPEWGQDLQLLLHIQRVPDSTHPRGPIRLVVRFCAQALLHGGGTQKPFWRHTVRMNLDFGKETQWPLLLPYSNYRNKLTDEKLIRVSGIAEVEETGRSMLVLKDICLEPPHLSIEVSERAEVGKALRVHVTLTNTLMVALSSCTMVLEGSGLINGQIAKDLGTLVAGHTLQIQLDLYPTKAGPRQLQVLISSNEVKEIKGYKDIFVTVAGAP, from the exons ATGGGCGTCAAGCGGCTCACTGTGCGCCGCGGCCAGCCCTTCTACCTCCGGCTGAGCTTCAGCCGACCCTTCCAGTCCCAGAACGACCACATCACCTTTGTGGCTGAGACCG GACCCAAGCCGTCAGAGCTGCTGGGGACCCGAGCCACATTCTTCCTCACCCGGGTCCAGCCCAGGAATGTCTGGAGCGCTTCTGATTTCACCATTGACTCCAACTCTCTCCAAGTTTCCCTTTTCACACCAGCCAATGCAGTTATTGGCCATTACACTCTGAAGATAGAGATCTCTCAGGGCCAAGGTCACAGTGTGACTTACCCGCTGGGAACTTTCATCCTACTTTTTAACCCTTGGAGTCCAG AGGACGACGTCTACCTGCCAAGTGAAATACTGCTGCAGGAGTATATCATGCGAGATTATGGCTTTGTTTACAAGGGTCATGAAAGATTCGTCACCTCCTGGCCCTGGAACTACGGGCAG TTTGAAGAGGACATCATAGACATCTGCTTTGAGATCCTGAACAAGAGCCTGTATTACTTAAAGAACCCGGCCAAAGACTGTTCCCAGAGGAACGACGTGGTGTATGTGTGCAGGGTGGTGAGTGCCATG ATCAACAGCAATGATGACAATGGCGTGCTGCAGGGGAACTGGGGCGAGGACTACTCCAAAGGGGTCAGTCCTCTGGAGTGGAACGGCAGCGTGGCCATCCTACAGCAGTGGTCAGCCAGGGGCGGGCAGCCTGTGAAGTACGGACAGTGCTGGGTCTTCGCCTCTGTTATGTGCACCG taatGAGATGCTTAGGTGTTCCAACCCGTGTTGTTTCCAATTTCCGTTCCGCGCACAACGTGGATAGGAACTTGACCATCGATACGTACTATGACCGAAATGCCGAGATGCTGTCAACTCAGAAACGAGACAAAATATG GAACTTCCACGTCTGGAATGAGTGCTGGATGATCCGGAAAGATCTCCCACCAGGATACAATGGGTGGCAGGTTCTGGACCCCACTCCCCAGCAGACCAGCAGTG GGCTGTTCTGCTGTGGCCCTGCCTCTGTGAAGGCCATCAGGGAAGGGGATGTCCACCTGGCCTATGACACCCCTTTTGTGTATGCCGAGGTGAACGCCGATGAAGTCATTTGGCTCCTTGGGGATGGCCAGGCCCAGGAAATCCTGGCCCACAACACCAGTTCCATCGGGAAGGAGATCAGCACTAAGATGGTGGGGTCAGACCAGCGCCAGAGCATCACCAGCTCCTACAAGTACCCAGAAG GATCCCCTGAGGAGAGAGCTGTGTTCATGAAGGCTTCTCGGAAAATGCTGGGCCCCCAAAGAGCTTCTTTGCCCTTCCTGGATCTCCTGGAGTCTGGGGGTCTTAGGGATCAGCCAGCGCAGCTGCAGCTTCACCTGGCCAGGATACCCGAGTGGGGCCAGgacctgcagctgctgctgcatATCCAGAGGGTGCCAGACAGCACCCACCCTCGGGGGCCCATCAGACTGGTGGTGCGCTTCTGTGCACAGGCCCTGCTGCATGGGGGTGGTACCCAGAAGCCCTTCTGGAGGCACACAGTGCGGATGAACCTGGACTTCGGGAAGG AGACACAGTGGCCGCTCCTCCTGCCCTACAGCAATTACAGAAACAAGCTAACGGACGAAAAGCTCATCCGCGTGTCTGGCATCGCCGAGGTTGAAGAGACAGGGAGGTCCATGCTGGTCCTAAAAGATATCTGTCTGGAGCCTCCCCACTTGTCTATTGAG GTGTCTgagagggctgaggtgggcaagGCGCTGAGAGTCCATGTCACCCTCACCAACACCTTAATGGTGGCTCTGAGCAGCTGCACGATGGTGCTGGAAGGAAGCGGCCTCATCAATGGGCAGATAGCAAAGGA CCTTGGGACTCTGGTGGCCGGACACACCCTCCAAATTCAACTGGACCTCTACCCGACCAAAGCTGGACCCCGCCAGCTCCAGGTTCTCATCAGCAGCAACGAGGTCAAGGAGATCAAAGGCTACAAGGACATCTTCGTCACTGTGGCTGGGGCTCCCTGA